Proteins co-encoded in one Solea senegalensis isolate Sse05_10M linkage group LG8, IFAPA_SoseM_1, whole genome shotgun sequence genomic window:
- the zc3h4 gene encoding zinc finger CCCH domain-containing protein 4 isoform X1, translating into MAVESMTVHPNSPTTNHEHTSLLTDERPEDGELEEGELEDDGGEMEEEDIGGDASAAGGAKEGGDEACGGDEAGGEGAGERPPRSKERHVSSGSDEERSHRRKRKRKKEKEREREKRRAKKKRKSKHKRHASSDDDHSDFSEDSDYSPSEKRKYREYSPQYPPPSHGGYSGSKKGSYMKMDKQSYGGYEDYEEENFEGEEEEEMVDEDYDDFTKELNQYRKAKEGGGGRGGRGSRGRMKCLRGRGGMRGGRRGRGGSRGRGRGGKMGGDNEDGDGYVDDFEYGDEDYENMGDEDYDDYSKELTHYKRSKDRGRGIKGGRGRGRGKGGRGMIRGGKGRNRGRGRGDMGNDDDNDMDNGDGVGGDGPGIGRRNHNEKHQDKKGKAICKYYIEGRCTWGDHCNFSHDVELPKKKELCKFYITGFCARADHCPYMHGEFPCKLFHTTGNCVNGDECMFSHEPLNDDTQELLNKMLAEDAEAGAEDEKEVEELKKQGINPLPKPPPGVGLLPTPPRPVPVDANTGTGDFGGPPPGEFGGPPDQISIASKGPPGPGLVPVPNPCAGPPVIGPDGSPFQSGPPNPNIPPPHMGPPPPCSAGGGGAGKKIPSLFEIKVQPTGQLAQKLAVRSQTPNGNQGQTAPGPQGASGTTSTHFPSPPGMMSPDMGPNHGMNQGPPNMGPGGPPMMGGYPSGDAPPHGGPMPPCPPQGGGNFYNNNFFNQQGGMNMEGVVQEGDNYQGFAGMDERGGAGKFANQSGGQEGSSNGALANQGGISVPDFLPPAQRVLFMRIQQKQQEEEERARRMAEGGAEKSREAEGDSGNWYSSEDEDGGGSVTSILKTLRQQTQAPQKPDGPPSDPRLQKASAANPTPRPADPRLIRDPRLARTTESAQVSDLSTPSSSGPPADPRLARLAAAASAGSTSHSPPATKTETPLVYKPPPLTAPAADEEETERVLRDKPVPIPLDPLMGMALRDPRSQLQQFSHIKKDIVLHMPAFAKTITWSPEDLLPLPIPKQDLLPLPPGIPPVSSLDPRLSRAQQQHHTSLPLSPPVQSPPSLDPPAPSSSTSSLPDFELLSRILKTVNSSPSQTPSPPHLPTSTPPMTMLGPTPVVPPAPAEKPADPRVARKVPTDPRLQPQKSALKQPSEPAPPPVSSSTPATTSSSPPHTTAPYDPRLLSAGGAGRGVGAGTQGGASVLSSISLYDPRTNKPGSPGTSGGSNNSPNSTSTESKVSEPTTSKPKSKEPLFVRKSALDQPEPEKSGEQGTDRYNSYNRPRPKPAPSPNTTVQGGPNPAGVTAAGGQGAPGAASDQGPAGVHNLPVSSLFGVVKQATIPGGTSSPFGGNSPAQPDQVATEQDNASLKDVFKGFDPTASPFCQ; encoded by the exons GCCAGAGGATGGAGAACTGGAGGAAGGCGAGTTGGAAGATGATGGAGgagaaatggaggaggaggatatcGGTGGGGATGCATCTGCAGCAGGAGGTGCCAAAGAGGGGGGTGATGAAGCATGTGGAGGTGATGAGGCAGGAGGGGAAGGGGCTGGGGAGAGGCCTCCGCGAAGTAAGGAGCGCCATGTCAGCAGCGGTTCTGATGAAGAAAGATCCCACCGtcggaagaggaagaggaagaaagaaaaggagcgagaaagggagaagaggagagcCAAGAAAAAACGCAAATCCAAACACAAA CGTCATGCATCCTCTGATGATGACCACTCTGACTTCAGTGAGGACTCTGACTACAGTCCCAGTgagaagagaaaatacagaGAGTACAGTCCTCAGTACCCCCCTCCT TCACATGGAGGCTACAGTGGGTCAAAGAAAGGCAGCTATATGAAGATGGATAAGCAGAGCTATGGAGGCTATGAAGATTATGAAGAGGAGAATTTcgagggagaggaagaagaggaaatggtGGATGAAGACTATGATGACTTCACAAAGGAGCTCAATCAGTATCGCAAGgcgaaggagggaggaggtggccGGGGCGGACGAG GGAGCAGAGGTCGTATGAAATGCCTGAGAGGCCGaggaggaatgaggggaggaaggaggggtagaggaggaagcagaggaagaggacgaggtgGAAAGATGGGAGGAGACAATGAAGACGGAGATGGCTATGTAGATGACTTTGAG TATGGAGATGAGGACTATGAAAACATGGGAGATGAGGATTACGATGACTACTCAAAAGAACTCACTCATTATAAGAGGTCtaaagacagaggcagag GAATTAAAGGAGGCCGCGGTCGAGGCAGAGGTAAAGGTGGGCGTGGTATGATCAGAGGAGGAAAGGGTcgaaacagagggagaggaagaggtgaTATGGGGAATGACGATGACAATGACATGGACAATGGG gaTGGTGTTGGAGGTGACGGTCCAGGAATCGGAAGGAGGAATCACAATGAAAAACACCAGGATAAGAAAGGAAAGGCCATCTGCAAGTACTACATTGAAGGGAGATGTACCTGG GGTGACCACTGCAACTTCAGCCACGATGTAGAGCTGCCAAAGAAGAAAGAGCTTTGCAAGTTCTACATCACTGGATTCTGTGCACGGGCTGACCACTGTCCTTACATGCATG GTGAATTCCCCTGTAAGCTATTCCATACCACAGGTAACTGTGTCAATGGGGATGAATGTATGTTTTCACATGAACCCCTTAATGATGACACTCAGGAGCTGCTTAACAAG ATGCTGGCTGAGGATGCAGAGGCTGGAGCTGAGGATGAGAAGGAGGTAGAGGAACTGAAAAAGCAGGGAATCAATCCTCTTCCTAAACCACCTCCTGGAGTTGGCCTCCTCCCCACCCCTCCACGGCCCGTTCCTGTTGATGCCAACACAGGGACTGGGGATTTTGGTGGGCCTCCACCAGGTGAATTTGGGGGTCCTCCTGACCAGATTTCCATTGCCAGCAAAGGACCCCCTGGACCAGGTCTGGTTCCTGTGCCTAATCCCTGTGCTGGTCCTCCTGTAATTGGCCCTGATGGAAGTCCCTTCCAAAGCGGGCCACCAAATCCCAATATCCCTCCTCCCCACATGGGCCCCCCACCTCCTTGTTCTGCAGGGGGGGGGGGTGCAGGGAAGAAAATCCCCTCATTGTTTGAGATTAAAGTTCAGCCAACAGGACAGCTGGCTCAGAAACTTGCTGTCAG AAGCCAGACTCCCAATGGTAACCAGGGTCAGACTGCACCTGGACCCCAAGGAGCCTCTGGCACCACCTCAACCCACTTCCCTTCCCCTCCAGGCATGATGTCTCCAGACATGGGCCCCAACCATGGGATGAATCAGGGCCCCCCAAACATGGGCCCTGGTGGACCTCCCATGATGGGAGGATATCCATCTGGTGATGCCCCTCCACATGGAGGCCCTATGCCACCATGTCCACCTCAGGGTGGGGGAAATTTCTACAATAATAACTTCTTCAATCAGCAGGGGGGTATGAATATGGAAGGTGTGGTTCAAGAAG GTGACAACTATCAAGGTTTTGCTGGCATggatgaaagaggaggagcagggaaaTTTGCTAATCAATCAGGTGGTCAAGAAGGCTCTTCCAATGGAGCCTTAGCCAATCAGGGAGGGATTTCTGTACCTGACTTCCTGCCTCCGGCGCAACGTGTCCTGTTCATGAGAATacaacagaagcagcaggaagaagaggaaagagctCGCAGAATGGCTGAGGGAGGAGCAGAGAAGAGTAGAGAGGCTGAAG GTGATTCAGGGAATTGGTATTCTAGTGAGGATGAAGATGGTGGTGGTAGTGTGACCTCAATCTTAAAGACACTCCGTCAGCAGACCCAGGCTCCTCAAAAACCTGATGGCCCTCCGAGCGACCCACGGCTACAGAAGGCTTCTGCTGCCAATCCTACACCTCGCCCAGCTGACCCCCGCTTGATAAGGGACCCACGCCTGGCACGTACCACTGAGTCAGCCCAAGTCTCGGACTTGTCCACTCCGTCCTCCTCTGGACCACCTGCAGATCCCAGGTTAGCTCGActagctgctgctgcctcagctgGATCCACATCCCATTCACCTCCTGCCACGAAGACAGAAACTCCTCTGGTCTACAAACCCCCGCCACTTACAGCCCCAGCAGCAGATGAAGAGGAGACAGAGCGAGTTCTACGGGATAAGCCAGTACCAATTCCTTTGGATCCACTCATGGGCATGGCACTGAGAGACCCACGGTCTCAGCTTCAGCAGTTTAGCCACATTAAGAAGGATATTGTTCTCCACATGCCGGCTTTTGCTAAAACTATCACCTGGTCCCCCGAAGATCTCCTCCCACTCCCTATCCCTAAGCAAgacctccttcctctccctccaggCATCCCTCCTGTTTCTTCTCTAGACCCACGTCTCTCCCGtgctcagcagcagcaccacacaTCACTCCCTCTTTCACCTCCTGTACAGTCTCCTCCCTCCCTGGACCCAcctgctccctcctcctccacttcctctctcCCAGACTTTGAGCTGCTGTCTCGCATTTTGAAAACTGTTAACTCCAGCCCATCCCAgaccccctcccctcctcattTACCAACATCTACTCCCCCCATGACAATGCTGGGTCCAACTCCCGTCGTGCCTCCTGCCCCTGCAGAAAAGCCAGCTGACCCCCGTGTGGCTCGTAAAGTCCCAACTGACCCCCGTCTCCAGCCACAGAAGTCGGCGCTGAAGCAACCATCAGAGCCTGCACCACCTCCCGTCTCATCTTCAACTCCAGCAACAACATCTAGCTCACCCCCTCATACTACTGCCCCCTATGACCCAAGACTACTTTCTGCAGGTGGGGCAGGACGTGGTGTGGGAGCTGGCACACAAGGGGGAGCCAGTGTGCTGAGCAGCATCAGTCTGTATGACCCTAGGACTAACAAACCAGGCAGTCCTGGTACTAGTGGTGGCTCTAACAATTCCCCCAACTCAACCAGCACAGAGTCTAAAGTCAGTGAACCCACAACAAGTAAACCCAAGTCCAAGGAGCCTCTGTTTGTTCGGAAGTCTGCCCTGGATCAACCAGAGCCAGAGAAAAGTGGAGAACAAGGGACAGATCGATACAACAGTTATAATAGGCCCCGACCCAAACCTGCCCCCTCTCCTAACACAACAGTCCAGGGAGGGCCCAATCCAGCCGGTGTAACTGCAGCTGGAGGTCAGGGTGCTCCTGGAGCAGCTTCAGACCAGGGCCCTGCAGGCGTCCACAACCTACCGGTGTCCTCCTTGTTTGGCGTGGTGAAGCAGGCGACCATACCTGGTGGGACCAGTAGCCCTTTTGGAGGAAACAGCCCAGCACAGCCTGACCAGGTGGCCACAGAGCAGGACAATGCCTCATTGAAGGACGTTTTTAAAGGCTTTGACCCCACAGCCTCACCTTTCTGTCAGTAA
- the zc3h4 gene encoding zinc finger CCCH domain-containing protein 4 isoform X2 — MAVESMTVHPNSPTTNHEHTSLLTDERPEDGELEEGELEDDGGEMEEEDIGGDASAAGGAKEGGDEACGGDEAGGEGAGERPPRSKERHVSSGSDEERSHRRKRKRKKEKEREREKRRAKKKRKSKHKRHASSDDDHSDFSEDSDYSPSEKRKYREYSPQYPPPSHGGYSGSKKGSYMKMDKQSYGGYEDYEEENFEGEEEEEMVDEDYDDFTKELNQYRKAKEGGGGRGGRGSRGRMKCLRGRGGMRGGRRGRGGSRGRGRGGKMGGDNEDGDGYVDDFEYGDEDYENMGDEDYDDYSKELTHYKRSKDRGRGIKGGRGRGRGKGGRGMIRGGKGRNRGRGRGDMGNDDDNDMDNGDGVGGDGPGIGRRNHNEKHQDKKGKAICKYYIEGRCTWGDHCNFSHDVELPKKKELCKFYITGFCARADHCPYMHGEFPCKLFHTTGNCVNGDECMFSHEPLNDDTQELLNKMLAEDAEAGAEDEKEVEELKKQGINPLPKPPPGVGLLPTPPRPVPVDANTGTGDFGGPPPGEFGGPPDQISIASKGPPGPGLVPVPNPCAGPPVIGPDGSPFQSGPPNPNIPPPHMGPPPPCSAGGGGAGKKIPSLFEIKVQPTGQLAQKLAVSQTPNGNQGQTAPGPQGASGTTSTHFPSPPGMMSPDMGPNHGMNQGPPNMGPGGPPMMGGYPSGDAPPHGGPMPPCPPQGGGNFYNNNFFNQQGGMNMEGVVQEGDNYQGFAGMDERGGAGKFANQSGGQEGSSNGALANQGGISVPDFLPPAQRVLFMRIQQKQQEEEERARRMAEGGAEKSREAEGDSGNWYSSEDEDGGGSVTSILKTLRQQTQAPQKPDGPPSDPRLQKASAANPTPRPADPRLIRDPRLARTTESAQVSDLSTPSSSGPPADPRLARLAAAASAGSTSHSPPATKTETPLVYKPPPLTAPAADEEETERVLRDKPVPIPLDPLMGMALRDPRSQLQQFSHIKKDIVLHMPAFAKTITWSPEDLLPLPIPKQDLLPLPPGIPPVSSLDPRLSRAQQQHHTSLPLSPPVQSPPSLDPPAPSSSTSSLPDFELLSRILKTVNSSPSQTPSPPHLPTSTPPMTMLGPTPVVPPAPAEKPADPRVARKVPTDPRLQPQKSALKQPSEPAPPPVSSSTPATTSSSPPHTTAPYDPRLLSAGGAGRGVGAGTQGGASVLSSISLYDPRTNKPGSPGTSGGSNNSPNSTSTESKVSEPTTSKPKSKEPLFVRKSALDQPEPEKSGEQGTDRYNSYNRPRPKPAPSPNTTVQGGPNPAGVTAAGGQGAPGAASDQGPAGVHNLPVSSLFGVVKQATIPGGTSSPFGGNSPAQPDQVATEQDNASLKDVFKGFDPTASPFCQ, encoded by the exons GCCAGAGGATGGAGAACTGGAGGAAGGCGAGTTGGAAGATGATGGAGgagaaatggaggaggaggatatcGGTGGGGATGCATCTGCAGCAGGAGGTGCCAAAGAGGGGGGTGATGAAGCATGTGGAGGTGATGAGGCAGGAGGGGAAGGGGCTGGGGAGAGGCCTCCGCGAAGTAAGGAGCGCCATGTCAGCAGCGGTTCTGATGAAGAAAGATCCCACCGtcggaagaggaagaggaagaaagaaaaggagcgagaaagggagaagaggagagcCAAGAAAAAACGCAAATCCAAACACAAA CGTCATGCATCCTCTGATGATGACCACTCTGACTTCAGTGAGGACTCTGACTACAGTCCCAGTgagaagagaaaatacagaGAGTACAGTCCTCAGTACCCCCCTCCT TCACATGGAGGCTACAGTGGGTCAAAGAAAGGCAGCTATATGAAGATGGATAAGCAGAGCTATGGAGGCTATGAAGATTATGAAGAGGAGAATTTcgagggagaggaagaagaggaaatggtGGATGAAGACTATGATGACTTCACAAAGGAGCTCAATCAGTATCGCAAGgcgaaggagggaggaggtggccGGGGCGGACGAG GGAGCAGAGGTCGTATGAAATGCCTGAGAGGCCGaggaggaatgaggggaggaaggaggggtagaggaggaagcagaggaagaggacgaggtgGAAAGATGGGAGGAGACAATGAAGACGGAGATGGCTATGTAGATGACTTTGAG TATGGAGATGAGGACTATGAAAACATGGGAGATGAGGATTACGATGACTACTCAAAAGAACTCACTCATTATAAGAGGTCtaaagacagaggcagag GAATTAAAGGAGGCCGCGGTCGAGGCAGAGGTAAAGGTGGGCGTGGTATGATCAGAGGAGGAAAGGGTcgaaacagagggagaggaagaggtgaTATGGGGAATGACGATGACAATGACATGGACAATGGG gaTGGTGTTGGAGGTGACGGTCCAGGAATCGGAAGGAGGAATCACAATGAAAAACACCAGGATAAGAAAGGAAAGGCCATCTGCAAGTACTACATTGAAGGGAGATGTACCTGG GGTGACCACTGCAACTTCAGCCACGATGTAGAGCTGCCAAAGAAGAAAGAGCTTTGCAAGTTCTACATCACTGGATTCTGTGCACGGGCTGACCACTGTCCTTACATGCATG GTGAATTCCCCTGTAAGCTATTCCATACCACAGGTAACTGTGTCAATGGGGATGAATGTATGTTTTCACATGAACCCCTTAATGATGACACTCAGGAGCTGCTTAACAAG ATGCTGGCTGAGGATGCAGAGGCTGGAGCTGAGGATGAGAAGGAGGTAGAGGAACTGAAAAAGCAGGGAATCAATCCTCTTCCTAAACCACCTCCTGGAGTTGGCCTCCTCCCCACCCCTCCACGGCCCGTTCCTGTTGATGCCAACACAGGGACTGGGGATTTTGGTGGGCCTCCACCAGGTGAATTTGGGGGTCCTCCTGACCAGATTTCCATTGCCAGCAAAGGACCCCCTGGACCAGGTCTGGTTCCTGTGCCTAATCCCTGTGCTGGTCCTCCTGTAATTGGCCCTGATGGAAGTCCCTTCCAAAGCGGGCCACCAAATCCCAATATCCCTCCTCCCCACATGGGCCCCCCACCTCCTTGTTCTGCAGGGGGGGGGGGTGCAGGGAAGAAAATCCCCTCATTGTTTGAGATTAAAGTTCAGCCAACAGGACAGCTGGCTCAGAAACTTGCTGTCAG CCAGACTCCCAATGGTAACCAGGGTCAGACTGCACCTGGACCCCAAGGAGCCTCTGGCACCACCTCAACCCACTTCCCTTCCCCTCCAGGCATGATGTCTCCAGACATGGGCCCCAACCATGGGATGAATCAGGGCCCCCCAAACATGGGCCCTGGTGGACCTCCCATGATGGGAGGATATCCATCTGGTGATGCCCCTCCACATGGAGGCCCTATGCCACCATGTCCACCTCAGGGTGGGGGAAATTTCTACAATAATAACTTCTTCAATCAGCAGGGGGGTATGAATATGGAAGGTGTGGTTCAAGAAG GTGACAACTATCAAGGTTTTGCTGGCATggatgaaagaggaggagcagggaaaTTTGCTAATCAATCAGGTGGTCAAGAAGGCTCTTCCAATGGAGCCTTAGCCAATCAGGGAGGGATTTCTGTACCTGACTTCCTGCCTCCGGCGCAACGTGTCCTGTTCATGAGAATacaacagaagcagcaggaagaagaggaaagagctCGCAGAATGGCTGAGGGAGGAGCAGAGAAGAGTAGAGAGGCTGAAG GTGATTCAGGGAATTGGTATTCTAGTGAGGATGAAGATGGTGGTGGTAGTGTGACCTCAATCTTAAAGACACTCCGTCAGCAGACCCAGGCTCCTCAAAAACCTGATGGCCCTCCGAGCGACCCACGGCTACAGAAGGCTTCTGCTGCCAATCCTACACCTCGCCCAGCTGACCCCCGCTTGATAAGGGACCCACGCCTGGCACGTACCACTGAGTCAGCCCAAGTCTCGGACTTGTCCACTCCGTCCTCCTCTGGACCACCTGCAGATCCCAGGTTAGCTCGActagctgctgctgcctcagctgGATCCACATCCCATTCACCTCCTGCCACGAAGACAGAAACTCCTCTGGTCTACAAACCCCCGCCACTTACAGCCCCAGCAGCAGATGAAGAGGAGACAGAGCGAGTTCTACGGGATAAGCCAGTACCAATTCCTTTGGATCCACTCATGGGCATGGCACTGAGAGACCCACGGTCTCAGCTTCAGCAGTTTAGCCACATTAAGAAGGATATTGTTCTCCACATGCCGGCTTTTGCTAAAACTATCACCTGGTCCCCCGAAGATCTCCTCCCACTCCCTATCCCTAAGCAAgacctccttcctctccctccaggCATCCCTCCTGTTTCTTCTCTAGACCCACGTCTCTCCCGtgctcagcagcagcaccacacaTCACTCCCTCTTTCACCTCCTGTACAGTCTCCTCCCTCCCTGGACCCAcctgctccctcctcctccacttcctctctcCCAGACTTTGAGCTGCTGTCTCGCATTTTGAAAACTGTTAACTCCAGCCCATCCCAgaccccctcccctcctcattTACCAACATCTACTCCCCCCATGACAATGCTGGGTCCAACTCCCGTCGTGCCTCCTGCCCCTGCAGAAAAGCCAGCTGACCCCCGTGTGGCTCGTAAAGTCCCAACTGACCCCCGTCTCCAGCCACAGAAGTCGGCGCTGAAGCAACCATCAGAGCCTGCACCACCTCCCGTCTCATCTTCAACTCCAGCAACAACATCTAGCTCACCCCCTCATACTACTGCCCCCTATGACCCAAGACTACTTTCTGCAGGTGGGGCAGGACGTGGTGTGGGAGCTGGCACACAAGGGGGAGCCAGTGTGCTGAGCAGCATCAGTCTGTATGACCCTAGGACTAACAAACCAGGCAGTCCTGGTACTAGTGGTGGCTCTAACAATTCCCCCAACTCAACCAGCACAGAGTCTAAAGTCAGTGAACCCACAACAAGTAAACCCAAGTCCAAGGAGCCTCTGTTTGTTCGGAAGTCTGCCCTGGATCAACCAGAGCCAGAGAAAAGTGGAGAACAAGGGACAGATCGATACAACAGTTATAATAGGCCCCGACCCAAACCTGCCCCCTCTCCTAACACAACAGTCCAGGGAGGGCCCAATCCAGCCGGTGTAACTGCAGCTGGAGGTCAGGGTGCTCCTGGAGCAGCTTCAGACCAGGGCCCTGCAGGCGTCCACAACCTACCGGTGTCCTCCTTGTTTGGCGTGGTGAAGCAGGCGACCATACCTGGTGGGACCAGTAGCCCTTTTGGAGGAAACAGCCCAGCACAGCCTGACCAGGTGGCCACAGAGCAGGACAATGCCTCATTGAAGGACGTTTTTAAAGGCTTTGACCCCACAGCCTCACCTTTCTGTCAGTAA